A DNA window from Salarias fasciatus chromosome 23 unlocalized genomic scaffold, fSalaFa1.1 super_scaffold_20, whole genome shotgun sequence contains the following coding sequences:
- the cd247 gene encoding T-cell surface glycoprotein CD3 zeta chain, with amino-acid sequence MVSPYDPQLCYVLDGILGLYGVIITGMFIRERFFRPKEKEESLYTDLSGQDAGGYAPLMRDKERPRNRRVADDSTYTDLTHRNDGGYKELPIKKDRQRKNEQVYQGLSSATRDTYDALQMQPLPAR; translated from the exons ATGGTTTCCCCGTACGACCCTCAGCTCTGCTACGTCCTGGACGGGATCCTCGGCCTCTACGGAGTCATCATCACCGGCATGTTCATCCGGGAGCGG TTCTTCAGGcccaaagagaaggaggagagcctGTACACT gaccTGAGCGGCCAGGACGCTGGGGGCTACGCCCCACTGatgagagacaaagagagaccGCGG AACCGCCGGGTGGCTGACGACTCCACGTACACC GATCTGACTCACCGGAACGACGGCGGATACAAAGAGCTTCCCATCAAAAAAGAC CGTCAGAGGAAGAATGAGCAGGTTTACCAG ggACTGAGTTCCGCCACCAGAGACACGTACGACGCGCTACAGATGCAGCCGCTTCCTGCACGCTAA
- the lipt1 gene encoding lipoyl amidotransferase LIPT1, mitochondrial, whose product MMSQLRRSFLTLLSGRWRPASTCSQLFQDCDGGGGLVLHSQCTDVYQNLALEDWIDANVDLQRRHVLLLWRNQPAVVIGRHQNPWTECNLPVMRTAGIPLARRRSGGGTVYHDLGNLNLTFFASKKAYDRQRNLKVVTDALRRLRPQLDVQATDRFDILLNGRYKISGTASRLCRATSYHHCTLLHSADRSALSSVLSPSCPGILSNATPSVPSPVANLRDHAPSLRLEELMDGLEQQYNAEFGLGAPPALVDPTDESAFPGISSMAAELRRWDWTFGRTPKFSLDAELRLLDEQTGARRPARLRLEVRGGRMDSCRLDVPADWLPERLSLALSDVLLGERFCPFRAAAAVCTLLRSESGALHARLRNLGDAVVSAMG is encoded by the exons ATGATGTCCCAGCTCAGGAGGTCGTTCCTGACTCTCTTGTCTGGACGTTGGAGACCAGCGTCCACCTGCAGCCAGCTTTTTCAAGACTGTGATGGCGGCGGTGGTCTGGTCCTTCATTCTCAGTGCACCGATGTTTACCAGAACCTGGCCCTGGAGGACTGGATCGACGCCAACGTGGACCTGCAGCGGCGCCacgtcctgctgctgtggaggaaccAGCCGGCCGTGGTCATCGGGAGACACCAGAACCCCTGGACGGAGTGCAACCTGCCGGTGATGAGGACGGCGGGCATCCCGCTGGCACGGAggcgcagcggcggcgggacggTGTACCACGACCTCGGGAACCTCAACCTGACCTTCTTTGCGTCCAAAAAGGCGTACGACCGGCAGAGGAACCTGAAGGTGGTCACCGACGCGCTgaggaggctccgcccccagcTGGACGTTCAGGCCACCGACAGATTTGACATCCTGCTGAACGGACGCTACAAAATCTCAG GCACCGCCTCCCGGCTGTGCCGCGCCACGTCCTACCATCACTGCACGCTGCTGCACTCGGCGGACCGCTCCGCCCTGTCCAGCGTgctgtccccctcctgtcccgGCATCCTCAGCAACGCCACGCCCAGCGTCCCGTCGCCCGTCGCTAACCTGCGCGACCACGCCCCCTCGCTGCGGCTGGAGGAGCTCATGGACGGACTGGAGCAGCAGTACAACGCCG AGTTTGGCCTCGGCGCCCCGCCGGCGCTCGTCGACCCGACCGACGAGTCGGCGTTTCCCGGGATCTCCAGCATGGCGGCAGAGCTGCGCCGCTGGGACTGGACGTTCGGCAGGACGCCCAAGTTCAGCCTGGACGCCGAGCTCCGGCTGCTGGACGAGCAGACGGGCGCTCGCCGCCCCGCCCGGCTCCGCCTGGAGGTGAGGGGCGGGCGGATGGACTCCTGCCGGCTGGACGTCCCGGCCGACTGGCTGCCGGAGCGGCTGAGCCTGGCGCTGAGCGAcgtcctgctgggagagcgCTTCTGTCCGttccgggccgccgccgccgtctgcaCGCTGCTTCGCTCCGAGAGCGGCGCTCTGCACGCAAGGCTGAGGAACCTGGGGGACGCTGTGGTGAGCGCCATGGGCTGA
- the LOC115384250 gene encoding transcriptional-regulating factor 1-like isoform X1: MSDAYSTFSPPPTMHHSYQAPPPPYIHSPPQTSPHFPPHFLPQMTPPHLPHPQMTPPHLSHRQMTPPHLPHPQMTPPHLPHRQMTPPHLPHPQMTPPHLPHPQMTPPHLLPPHSTSSHVIQTHVAPHHLPPGQVTSSHLPHPQGTPLHLVHQSQETLFDFPYAEVSPSQVPPLPQDLLFGSNPSSDFDQPDWDGPGLSCLLSGEGFPSQNQASVLHDGNVQLANSTHTLLEQGHLPGHTWGPLELAQPQLHCSAPGSVSERGLLGGWSSMDDLPDVQFFNDAPQPFYSPATPGPSPQYPSTPALLGTGPQRAKGPVFNSQQSFSCSLTESHQQLLHQMSSLPIQPEPDDRPPGLPGSPGLFREAFSGQGRELRLNQRKECREGTEPDSRWMKLMKPESSAEVPDSRLLCLVCQREFRSLPALNGHMRSHSGVREASWVKKDPSTSSKCTVSMVMPVTVPVQSRGASKAWRRGQRRCRSAGGGSLYCSLMRPNEKEEEEGEGEGEEGAHGDGGHYVPPLMLPPLRAGPGLFCTLTTGRQKRVQTVQFHNGSGGVGVESARPPPGTLTARVMKPRINVGSGFQANIPPLQPKKRACLDSHNALLQWAPWTELEQPATRQRVEALLRMVRSSVVAGGGASPDHTLHVLSQCKGDFLRTTEKLLSSQTASSQAPAGVRWSPAEKRLLVKSLQLHQKNFHMVQKAVKTKSLSECVEFYYLFKKKMSLSSSLTVTLPDADGQGSSGSQDAKLTTELHTTSQHTQETEMQNYRLKAIN; the protein is encoded by the exons ATGTCAGACGCCTACTCCAcgttctctcctcctcccaccaTGCATCACTCCTACCAGGCGCCGCCACCTCCGTACATCCACTCGCCTCCTCAAACCTCCCCCCACTTTCCtcctcacttcctgcctcagatGACCCCCCCTCACCTCCCTCACCCTCAGATGACCCCCCCTCATCTGTCCCACCGTCAGATGACCCCCCCTCACCTCCCTCACCCTCAGATGACCCCCCCTCATCTGCCCCACCGTCAGATGACCCCCCCTCACCTCCCTCACCCTCAGATGACACCCCCTCATCTCCCCCACCCTCAGATGACCCCCCCTCATCTCCTGCCTCCCCATTCGACCTCCTCTCACGTCATACAGACTCATGTGGCCCCCCATCACCTTCCCCCTGGTCAGGTGACATCCTCTCACCTCCCACATCCTCAGGGAACCCCCCTCCACCTCGTCCACCAGTCTCAGGAGACCTTGTTTGACTTTCCCTACGCCGAGGTGAGTCCCTCTCAAGTGCCCCCCCTTCCTCAGGACCTCCTCTTCGGCAGTAATCCCAGTTCAGATTTCGATCAGCCAGACTGGGACGGACCTGGACTCTCCTGTCTCCTCAGTGGGGAGGGATTCCCATCTCAG AACCAGGCTTCAGTCCTCCACGACGGAAATGTACAACTGGCCAacagcactcacacactcctggagCAGGGTCATCTTCCTGGTCACACCTGGGGGCCTCTGGAGCTGGCCCAGCCCCAGCTCCACTGCTCTGCACCGGGCTCCGTGTCTGAAAGAGGACTCCTGGGAGGATGGAGCTCCATGGACGACCTCCCCGACGTCCAGTTTTTTAACGATGCACCACAACCTTTTTATAGCCCAGCAACCCCCGGTCCCAGTCCTCAGTATCCATCGACCCCAGCCCTCCTCGGCACTGGACCCCAGCGAGCAAAGGGGCCCGTTTTCAACAGCCAGCAAAGCTTCAGCTGCTCCCTGACGGAGTCccatcagcagctcctgcaTCAGATGAGCTCCTTACCAATCCAACCGGAGCCGGACGATCGGCCGCCGGGCCTCCCCGGCTCCCCAGGTCTGTTCAGGGAGGCCTTCTCCGGGCAGGGCCGGGagctcagactgaaccagaggaAAGAGTGCAGGGAAGGAACCGAGCCAGACTCCAGATGG ATGAAACTGATGAAACCCGAAAGCAGCGCTGAGGTTCCCGACTCCAG gttgCTGTGTCTGGTGTGTCAGCGTGAATTCAGGAGCCTGCCGGCCTTGAACGGTCACATGCGCTCTCACAGCGGCGTCAGAGAAGCCAGCTGGGTGAAAAAG GATCCATCAACATCAAGCAAATGCACAGTCTCCATGGTGATGCCGGTCACCGTGCCTGTCCAATCACGTGGCGCGTCCAAGGCCTGGAGGCGTGGTCAGAGGAGGTGCCGCTCAGCCGGAGGCGGTTCGCTGTACTGCAGCCTGATGCGGCCGAacgaaaaggaggaggaggagggggagggggagggggaggagggggcacACGGCGACGGAGGCCACTACGTCCCTCCTCTCATGCTGCCCCCCCTCAGGGCGGGACCCGGGCTGTTCTGCACCCTCACCACCGGGAGGCAGAAGAGAGTGCAGACCGTTCAGTTTCACA ATGGATCCGGGGGCGTTGGCGTGGAGTCTgcccgtcctcctcctggaaCACTAACAGCTAGAGTCATGAAGCC ACGGATAAATGTAGGGTCGGGCTTCCAGGCCAACATCCCGCCGCTGCAACCCAAGAAACGAGCTTGCCTggactcccacaatgcactgctgcAGTGGGCGCCATGGACCGAGCTGGAGCAGCCCGCCACTCGACAGCGAG TGGAGGCCTTGCTGAGGATGGTGAGATCCAGCGTGgtggcggggggcggggccagcccAGACCACACCCTCCACGTCCTGTCCCAATGCAAGGGAGACTTTCTG CGAACGACGGAGAAGCTGCTGTCGTCTCAGACGGCGTCCAGCCAGGCGCCCGCCG GTGTTCGCTGGAGTCCAGCAGAAAAAAGGCTGCTGGTTAAATCCCTGCAGCTCCATCAGAAAAACTTCCACATGGTCCAGAAAGCT GTGAAGACGAAGAGCCTCTCCGAGTGCGTGGAGTTCTATTATCTCTTCAAGAAGAAGATGAGCCTGAGCAGCAGCCTGACCGTCACTTTGCCCGACGCTGAT ggtcaAGGTTCATCGGGATCCCAAGATGCAAAGCTCACCACTGAGCTACACACTACCTCACAACACACCCAGGAAACGGAAATGCAGAATTATCGACTGAAAGCAATAAACTGA
- the LOC115384250 gene encoding transcriptional-regulating factor 1-like isoform X2 — MSDAYSTFSPPPTMHHSYQAPPPPYIHSPPQTSPHFPPHFLPQMTPPHLPHPQMTPPHLSHRQMTPPHLPHPQMTPPHLPHRQMTPPHLPHPQMTPPHLPHPQMTPPHLLPPHSTSSHVIQTHVAPHHLPPGQVTSSHLPHPQGTPLHLVHQSQETLFDFPYAEVSPSQVPPLPQDLLFGSNPSSDFDQPDWDGPGLSCLLSGEGFPSQNQASVLHDGNVQLANSTHTLLEQGHLPGHTWGPLELAQPQLHCSAPGSVSERGLLGGWSSMDDLPDVQFFNDAPQPFYSPATPGPSPQYPSTPALLGTGPQRAKGPVFNSQQSFSCSLTESHQQLLHQMSSLPIQPEPDDRPPGLPGSPGLFREAFSGQGRELRLNQRKECREGTEPDSRWMKLMKPESSAEVPDSRLLCLVCQREFRSLPALNGHMRSHSGVREASWVKKDPSTSSKCTVSMVMPVTVPVQSRGASKAWRRGQRRCRSAGGGSLYCSLMRPNEKEEEEGEGEGEEGAHGDGGHYVPPLMLPPLRAGPGLFCTLTTGRQKRVQTVQFHNGSGGVGVESARPPPGTLTARVMKPRINVGSGFQANIPPLQPKKRACLDSHNALLQWAPWTELEQPATRQRVEALLRMVRSSVVAGGGASPDHTLHVLSQCKGDFLRTTEKLLSSQTASSQAPAGVRWSPAEKRLLVKSLQLHQKNFHMVQKAVKTKSLSECVEFYYLFKKKMSLSSSLTVTLPDADVRNKSVLRVVT; from the exons ATGTCAGACGCCTACTCCAcgttctctcctcctcccaccaTGCATCACTCCTACCAGGCGCCGCCACCTCCGTACATCCACTCGCCTCCTCAAACCTCCCCCCACTTTCCtcctcacttcctgcctcagatGACCCCCCCTCACCTCCCTCACCCTCAGATGACCCCCCCTCATCTGTCCCACCGTCAGATGACCCCCCCTCACCTCCCTCACCCTCAGATGACCCCCCCTCATCTGCCCCACCGTCAGATGACCCCCCCTCACCTCCCTCACCCTCAGATGACACCCCCTCATCTCCCCCACCCTCAGATGACCCCCCCTCATCTCCTGCCTCCCCATTCGACCTCCTCTCACGTCATACAGACTCATGTGGCCCCCCATCACCTTCCCCCTGGTCAGGTGACATCCTCTCACCTCCCACATCCTCAGGGAACCCCCCTCCACCTCGTCCACCAGTCTCAGGAGACCTTGTTTGACTTTCCCTACGCCGAGGTGAGTCCCTCTCAAGTGCCCCCCCTTCCTCAGGACCTCCTCTTCGGCAGTAATCCCAGTTCAGATTTCGATCAGCCAGACTGGGACGGACCTGGACTCTCCTGTCTCCTCAGTGGGGAGGGATTCCCATCTCAG AACCAGGCTTCAGTCCTCCACGACGGAAATGTACAACTGGCCAacagcactcacacactcctggagCAGGGTCATCTTCCTGGTCACACCTGGGGGCCTCTGGAGCTGGCCCAGCCCCAGCTCCACTGCTCTGCACCGGGCTCCGTGTCTGAAAGAGGACTCCTGGGAGGATGGAGCTCCATGGACGACCTCCCCGACGTCCAGTTTTTTAACGATGCACCACAACCTTTTTATAGCCCAGCAACCCCCGGTCCCAGTCCTCAGTATCCATCGACCCCAGCCCTCCTCGGCACTGGACCCCAGCGAGCAAAGGGGCCCGTTTTCAACAGCCAGCAAAGCTTCAGCTGCTCCCTGACGGAGTCccatcagcagctcctgcaTCAGATGAGCTCCTTACCAATCCAACCGGAGCCGGACGATCGGCCGCCGGGCCTCCCCGGCTCCCCAGGTCTGTTCAGGGAGGCCTTCTCCGGGCAGGGCCGGGagctcagactgaaccagaggaAAGAGTGCAGGGAAGGAACCGAGCCAGACTCCAGATGG ATGAAACTGATGAAACCCGAAAGCAGCGCTGAGGTTCCCGACTCCAG gttgCTGTGTCTGGTGTGTCAGCGTGAATTCAGGAGCCTGCCGGCCTTGAACGGTCACATGCGCTCTCACAGCGGCGTCAGAGAAGCCAGCTGGGTGAAAAAG GATCCATCAACATCAAGCAAATGCACAGTCTCCATGGTGATGCCGGTCACCGTGCCTGTCCAATCACGTGGCGCGTCCAAGGCCTGGAGGCGTGGTCAGAGGAGGTGCCGCTCAGCCGGAGGCGGTTCGCTGTACTGCAGCCTGATGCGGCCGAacgaaaaggaggaggaggagggggagggggagggggaggagggggcacACGGCGACGGAGGCCACTACGTCCCTCCTCTCATGCTGCCCCCCCTCAGGGCGGGACCCGGGCTGTTCTGCACCCTCACCACCGGGAGGCAGAAGAGAGTGCAGACCGTTCAGTTTCACA ATGGATCCGGGGGCGTTGGCGTGGAGTCTgcccgtcctcctcctggaaCACTAACAGCTAGAGTCATGAAGCC ACGGATAAATGTAGGGTCGGGCTTCCAGGCCAACATCCCGCCGCTGCAACCCAAGAAACGAGCTTGCCTggactcccacaatgcactgctgcAGTGGGCGCCATGGACCGAGCTGGAGCAGCCCGCCACTCGACAGCGAG TGGAGGCCTTGCTGAGGATGGTGAGATCCAGCGTGgtggcggggggcggggccagcccAGACCACACCCTCCACGTCCTGTCCCAATGCAAGGGAGACTTTCTG CGAACGACGGAGAAGCTGCTGTCGTCTCAGACGGCGTCCAGCCAGGCGCCCGCCG GTGTTCGCTGGAGTCCAGCAGAAAAAAGGCTGCTGGTTAAATCCCTGCAGCTCCATCAGAAAAACTTCCACATGGTCCAGAAAGCT GTGAAGACGAAGAGCCTCTCCGAGTGCGTGGAGTTCTATTATCTCTTCAAGAAGAAGATGAGCCTGAGCAGCAGCCTGACCGTCACTTTGCCCGACGCTGATGTAAGGAACAAGTCCGTCCTCAGAGTCGTGACGTAG
- the LOC115384251 gene encoding uncharacterized protein C1orf115-like, translating into MGAPDQEGRAPSADSRPPKTSKEVYFAVLPDKYEPLIEEVEEETAEDRKRRKEEKKERKKKKYKKYRKNVGKALRFSWRCLLAGLQSMTSVYAAPPSAVATAFTGVWPHGGSSKA; encoded by the exons ATGGGAGCGCCAGACCAGGAGGGGAGAGCTCCGTCTGCAGACTCCAGACCACCGAAAACCTCCAAAGAAGTCTATTTCGCCGTGCTGCCGGACAAATACGAGCCTCTGatcgaggaggtggaggaggagacggcagaggacaggaagaggaggaaggaggagaagaaggagaggaagaagaagaaatacaagAAGTACCGGAAG aATGTGGGCAAGGCGCTGCGCTTCAGCTGGCGCTGCCTGCTGGCCGGCCTGCAGAGCATGACCAGCGTTTACGCCGCGCCGCCTTCCGCCGTCGCCACGGCGTTCACGGGGGTCTGGCCTCACGGCGGCAGCagcaaggcatga
- the LOC115383893 gene encoding solute carrier family 22 member 6: protein MKRLAPDLRPASVSPLQLSVYCRLSLIFFFTPFLFFLDVFAAAVTAETCRHDNGTGSAAAGNQSEAEEVSEDDADWWRSEGGNQNCGWTDLLRYGQTLFSVGLLLGSLVGGAISDRYGKRPVLLVCVCVHAVCALVPAVLPQLLVFLAVRCVTGVCCCCINICAFSLAVEWTSPSARLWPPAFLPFCFSLGTMGGAPLAWLSPTWTRLHLAMAVPQLVCLPLYLAIPESPSWLLLKRKMDVLDGYRSNSPADKQCVDLLLDSAWSDLQKAAEAQKAETPAGGHAPCDIAHLRHPTVLLRLFIMSYLSAASALTYFGICMNIGSFGVGVYSAQFFSGLSEAPCLLVPLIGLGRRPISMLALLLSGAACFVSLLLSRCDVAPVLVMTSALLGKLCILAATFISTLYCIELFPTVVRQRCISLVNLCFRLGCLVNTLVPPSPGGAISLAAMVAYSSGPIIGCALCLLLPETSHIPLPDSVEDCDRQPRLLSMRALWRTGCFFSKLMSAESKKTQKDDKQTPDTQTGLI from the exons ATGAAGCGGCTCGCCCCGGACCTCAGACCGGCCTCCGTGTCCCCGCTGCAGCTCTCCGTCTACTGCCGCCTCTCCctcatcttcttcttcacccccttcctcttcttcctcgaCGTCTTCGCGGCCGCGGTCACCGCCGAGACGTGTCGCCATGACAACGGCACCGGTTCCGCCGCGGCGGGGAACCAATCAGAGGCCGAGGAAGTTTCGGAGGACGACGCTGATTGGTGGAGGTCGGAGGGCGGGAACCAAAAC TGTGGCTGGACGGACTTGTTGCGTTACGGCCAGACTCTCTTCTCAGTGGGTCTGCTGCTGGGATCTCTGGTGGGCGGAGCTATCTCAGACAg GTACGGGAAGCGCCCGGTGCTGctggtgtgcgtgtgcgtgcacgccgTGTGCGCCCTGGTGCCCGCCGTCCTCCCTCAGCTGCTCGTCTTCCTGGCGGTGCGCTGCGTGACGggcgtctgctgctgctgcatcaacATCTGCGCCTTCAGTCTGG CCGTGGAGTGGACGTCTCCCTCGGCTCGCCTGTGGCCGCCCGCCTTCCTGCCCTTCTGCTTCAGCCTGGGGACGATGGGCGGAGCCCCGCTGGCCTGGCTCAGCCCCACCTGGACGCGCCTGCACCTGGCGATGGCGGTGCCTCAGCTGGTGTGCCTGCCCCTCTACCT CGCCATCCCAGAGTCTcccagctggctgctgctgaagaggaagATGGACGTGTTGGATGGTTACCGTAGCAACAGCCCGGCAGATAAACAATGTGTCGACCTG ctgctggacTCGGCCTGGTCGGACCTGCAGAAAGCCGCCGAGGCGCAGAAGGCGGAGACACCTGCaggaggccacgccccctgtgACATCGCACACCTGAGACACCCCACTGTGCTGCTGCGGCTGTTTATCATGAGCTATCTGAG CGCCGCATCCGCTCTGACGTACTTCGGGATCTGCATGAACATCGGCTCGTTCGGCGTCGGCGTCTACTCCGCCCAGTTCTTCTCCGGCCTCTCGGAAGCTCCCTGCCTGCTGGTGCCGCTGATCGGCCTGGGGCGCCGGCCAATCAGCATGCTCGCCCTGCTGCTGAGCGGCGCCGCCTGCTTCGTGTCGCTGCTGCTGTCCAGATGCGACG TGGCGCCAGTGCTGGTGATGACTTCAGCTCTGCTGGGAAAACTGTGTATCCTCGCCGCCACCTTCATCTCCACACTGTACTGCATTGAGCTGTTCCCCACTGTGgtcag gcagcgctgcaTCTCGCTGGTCAACCTCTGCTTCCGGCTCGGCTGCCTCGTCAACACCCTCGTGCCTCCGAGTCCCGGAGGAGCGATCTCATTGGCCGCCATGGTGGCGTACAGCAGCGGACCAATCATAGGCTGCGCTCTGTGCCTGCTGCTGCCCGAGACCAGCCACATCCCACTTCCCGACTCCGTGGAGGACTGTGACCGGCAGCCCCGCCTACTGAGCATGCGCGCCCTCTGGAGGACAGG atgtttttttaGCAAGCTGATGAGCGCCGAGAGCAAGAAAACGCAGAAAGATGACAAGCAAACGCCGGACACTCAAACGGGACTTATCTGA
- the sh3yl1 gene encoding SH3 domain-containing YSC84-like protein 1 gives MSNPIPSNLRSEAKKAAKILREFTEISARNGPDKLIPAHVIAKAEGLAIISVIKAGFIMTARGGSGIVIARLADRRWSAPSAIGIAGLGGGFEIGVEVSDLVIILNQRRAIEAFTKGGNLTFGGNCTVAVGPVGRNVEADVALRSTAAVFTYCRSKGLFAGISLEGSYLIERKETNRKFYLRDIRASAILNGDVEPPSECSDLYHILDVYTEAYSSDWHSKNPTVKSLPPTRPATPQQNRAPPSFQPAGNAGGATAPTGGGGGRKNVLYPSISIYKSETSDNYAAKNPQNFGGASSVGGASGGLVVTATHPFTGQQPGDLSFVPGDRITVTTKTDSQYDWWEGRLEDGRTGIFPANFVSY, from the exons A tgagCAATCCAATCCCGTCTAACCTGAGGTCCGAGGCCAAGAAAGCCGCCAAGATCCTGAGAGAGTTCACTGAGATCTCTGCCAGGAATGGACCGGACAAGCTCATCCCCG CGCACGTCATCGCGAAGGCCGAAGGCCTGGCCATCATCTCCGTCATCAAGGCCGGCTTCATCATGACGGCCAGAGGAGGCAGCGGCATCGTCATCGCCAGGCTCGCCGACAGAC GATGGTCAGCGCCGTCGGCAATTGGGATCGCCGGGCTCGGTGGCGGTTTTGAGATCGGAGTGGAG GTGTCGGACCTGGTGATCATCCTGAACCAGCGGCGCGCCATCGAGGCCTTCACCAAGGGCGGGAACCTGACCTTCGGAGGGAACTGCACCGTCGCCGTGGGACCGGTGGGCCG GAATGTGGAGGCCGACGtggcgctgcgcagcaccgccGCCGTCTTCACCTACTGCCGCTCCAAGGGGCTGTTCGCCGGGATCTCGCTGGAGGGATCCTACCTGATCGAGAGGAAGGAAACCAACCGCAA GTTCTACCTCCGCGACATCCGGGCGTCCGCCATCCTGAACGGGGACGTGGAGCCGCCGTCGGAGTGCTCCGACCTGTACCACATCCTGGACGTTTACACCGAGGCCTACTCCTCCGACTGGCACAGCAAGAACCCCACAGTCAAG tctCTTCCTCCAACCAGACCAGCTACACCTCAGCAAAACAGAGCGCCACCTAGCTTCCAGCCAGCAGGCAACGCCG GAGGAGCAACAGCGCcaaccggaggaggaggagggaggaaaaatgTTTTGTACCCGAGTATCTCCATCTATAAGTCTGAAACCTCAG aTAACTATGCTGctaaaaatccacaaaacttTG gtggagcttcctcagtgggcggggccagtggGGGCTTGGTTGTCACGGCGACCCATCCATTCACGGGGCAGCAGCCCGGCGACCTGAGCTTCGTGCCGGGCGACCGGATCACCGTCACCACCAAGACGGACTCGCAGTACGACTGGTGGGAGGGGCGGCTGGAGGACGGGCGCACCGGCATCTTCCCCGCCAACTTCGTCTCCTACTGA
- the alkal2b gene encoding ALK and LTK ligand 2b gives MLLPRPPLLSALLLLLLAAGRCTAAALLRGATARTEALTEHVELTGRYPRTRTETPAGLSGARGRGERPHHHGPVMNHRDPQHKEKFIIHLTGPLSFDPKCKKQFHRLYHNTRDCTVPAYYRRCARLLIQLAKSPRCAER, from the exons ATGCTCCTCCCGCGGCCCCCGCTCCTCTCcgcgctcctgctgctgctgctggccgcgGGCCGCTGCACCGCCGCGGCGCTGCTCCGGGGCGCCACCGCGCGGACGGAGGCGCTGACGGAGCACGTGGAGCTGACGGGCCGGTACCCGaggaccaggaccgagacccCCGCCGGGCTGAGCGGagccagagggaggggggagcgcCCCCACCACCACGGGCCCG TGATGAACCACAGAGATCCGCAACACAAGGAGAAGTTCATCATCCACCTCACAG GGCCTCTTTCCTTCGACCCAAAGTGTAAGAAGCAGTTCCACAGGCTGTACCACAACACCCGGGACTGCACCGTGCCCGCCT ATTATCGAAGATGTGCTCGACTGCTGATCCAGCTGGCCAAAAGCCCTCGCTGTGCTGAGCGATAA